Proteins encoded together in one Papaver somniferum cultivar HN1 unplaced genomic scaffold, ASM357369v1 unplaced-scaffold_21, whole genome shotgun sequence window:
- the LOC113340163 gene encoding uncharacterized protein LOC113340163, producing the protein MAWREIRNKGIHPKVLRAFTSATLGEGVQSLSVSGRGIPAFLGTEDSGVSTRQSFIRRFHATHELYKIKKTDQGKEFATRLTRVKPVKKVRKPPVEARYVPPKPKKTSASMANRIVEIFEGMTISELAQRTSQPISTLQEILVNVGEKADSEFDPISIDVAELVAMEVGVNVKRRHSDEGADVQPRPPVVTVMGHVDHGKTSLLDALRQTSVAAREAGGITQHLGAFVVEMQSGASITFLDTPGHAAFSAMRARGAAVTDIVVLVVAADDGVMPQTLEAMNHARAAKVPIVVAINKCDKPAADPERVKTQLGSEGLPLEDMGGDVQVVEVSAVSKIGLDKLEEALLLQSELMDLKSRVDGPAQAYVVEARLDRGRGPLVTAIVKAGTLVSGQHVVVGAEWGRIRAIRNMLGKTIDMAKPAMPIEIEGLKGLPMAGDDIVVVDSEDRARMLSSARTKKKKQDRLHKIEEGRIDAREVEEGEGEEEDEECKKPQRIDLPIVVKGDVQGTVQAVTDALMNLNSAQVTVDIVHVGVGPISQSDVDLAQACGACIVGFSVPKPPNSITVAAARAHIEIKMHRVIYHLLEDIGNYIVAKAPGTFETRVAGEAEVLNIFEIKRGKTKGGEVKIAGCKVIDGLVTKSSVLRLLRSGQIIFEGSCDSLKREKQDVETVGKGTECGVVICGCDAVQIGDVIQCMEQVNIKPKFVSSSGSVRIEC; encoded by the exons ATGGCGTGGAGAGAGATAAGAAATAAG GGTATCCATCCCAAGGTTCTAAGAGCTTTCACATCAGCCACTCTAGGCGAAGGAGTGCAATCACTTTCTGTTTCTGGAAGGGGAATACCTG CATTTCTTGGTACTGAAGATAGCGGAGTTTCAACCAGACAGAGTTTTATTCG TCGATTTCATGCAACCCATGaactatataaaatcaaaaaaactgATCAGGGGAAGGAATTCGCCACTAGACTTACAAGGGTGAAGCCTGTGAAAAAAGTTCGGAAACCACCTGTTGAAGCTCGATATGTACCTCCAAAACCTAAGAAGACTTCGGCATCCATGGCCAATAGAATTGTTGAAATTTTCGAAGGAATGACTATTTCTGAGCTTGCCCAGCGTACTTCTCAACCAATTTCCACTCTGCAAGAGATCCTTGTCAATGTCGGGGAAAAAGCCGATTCGGAATTCGACCCGATCAGCATCGACGTTGCGGAGCTTGTTGCTATG GAAGTTGGGGTTAATGTTAAAAGGCGACACTCTGATGAAGGTGCAGATGTCCAACCACGACCACCAGTTGTAACAGTAATGGGTCATGTTGATCATGGTAAAACTTCTCTTTTAGATGCTTTGCGCCAGACATCTGTGGCAGCCAGGGAAGCTGGGGGCATCACGCAACATCTGGGTGCTTTTGTCGTGGAAATGCAATCTGGAGCATCAATCACTTTCCTTGACACTCCTGGTCATGCTGCATTTAGTGCGATGAGGGCAAGAGGAGCTGCTGTTACAGATATTGTAGTGCTTGTGGTAGCAGCTGATGATGGTGTGATGCCTCAGACCCTAGAAGCCATGAACCACGCCAGAGCAGCTAAAGTACCCATTGTAGTTGCTATCAACAAATGTGATAAACCCGCTGCAGACCCTGAAAGGGTAAAGACTCAGCTTGGTTCCGAGGGCTTGCCACTAGAGGACATGGGAGGAGATGTTCAAGTGGTTGAGGTATCAGCAGTCTCTAAGATTGGTTTGGATAAATTGGAGGAAGCTCTGCTTCTTCAGTCTGAGCTGATGGATCTGAAATCGCGTGTGGATGGGCCGGCACAAGCTTATGTAGTGGAGGCAAGATTAGACAGAGGACGAGGTCCGTTGGTTACTGCAATAGTTAAAGCTGGAACTTTAGTCTCTGGTCAACATGTGGTTGTTGGTGCTGAGTGGGGGAGAATTAGGGCTATCAGGAATATGCTGGGGAAGACGATAGATATGGCAAAACCTGCTATGCCTATTGAGATTGAAGGGCTTAAGGGGCTTCCGATGGCTGGTGATGATATTGTTGTCGTGGATTCAGAAGACAGAGCAAGGATGCTTAGTTCAGCCAGGACAAAGAAAAAGAAGCAGGATAGGCTTCACAAGATAGAGGAGGGGAGAATTGATGCTCGTGAAGTGGAGGAAGGGGAAGGTGAGGAGGAAGACGAGGAGTGTAAAAAGCCACAGAGGATTGATTTACCGATAGTAGTCAAGGGAGATGTTCAGGGAACTGTCCAAGCTGTTACAGATGCTTTAATGAATCTAAACAGTGCTCAG GTTACTGTCGATATTGTCCATGTTGGTGTTGGACCCATTTCTCAATCTGACGTGGATTTGGCCCAAGCTTGCGGTGCATGTATAGTAGGATTCAGTGTACCAAAACCACCCAATTCTATTACTGTCGCAGCTGCACGAGCCCATATAGAG ATAAAGATGCACCGTGTCATCTACCATCTTCTGGAGGATATTGGGAATTACATTGTTGCTAAGGCCCCAGGTACTTTCGAGACTCGTGTAGCCGGTGAGGCCGAGGTTTTGAACATTTTCGAGATTAAAAGAGGCAAAACTAAGGGAGGAGAGGTGAAAATTGCtggttgtaaggtgattgatggCCTAGTAACAAAATCATCGGTATTGAGGCTGTTGAGAAGTGGACAGATAATTTTTGAAGGCTCGTGTGACTCACTGAAACGAGAGAAGCAGGATGTGGAAACTGTTGGAAAGGGAACTGAGTGTGGTGTTGTGATATGCGGTTGTGATGCGGTTCAGATTGGAGACGTCATCCAATGCATGGAGCAAGTCAACATAAAACCGAAGTTTGTTTCATCAAGCGGTTCAGTTCGAATTGAATGCTGA